From one Streptomyces sp. ICC1 genomic stretch:
- a CDS encoding M20 family metallopeptidase — protein MTMWKTVHVSVDAMIEDLRTLVEVESPSRDPDALAASAKVVAAVIESRLGGQAVLVDSEAGPHVHWSGGGDPKVLILGHHDTVFPIGSLERRPFTVEDGHATGPGVFDMLGGLVQAVHGLAALENRSGVEILVTADEEVGSRCSRALLEERALACGAVLVLEGAADGGALKTGRKGCGTFQVSIAGRASHAGLEPEAGVNALIEAAHQVLDIAALGRPDAGTTVTPTVASAGTLDNVVPAEATVIVDVRVESDAERERIESALAALAPHLDEARITVQGAISRPPMPESGSAELFAVARRLLPGIEGKAVGGGSDGNYTAALGVATLDGLGAVGGGAHADHEYVVVEAMAERAELVAGLVHAIQNG, from the coding sequence GATGTGGAAGACCGTTCATGTGAGCGTCGACGCGATGATCGAGGACCTCAGGACGCTGGTCGAGGTCGAGTCCCCCTCGCGGGACCCCGACGCCCTGGCGGCGTCGGCCAAGGTCGTCGCCGCCGTCATCGAGAGCCGCCTCGGCGGGCAGGCCGTCCTCGTCGACAGTGAGGCGGGGCCGCACGTCCACTGGTCGGGCGGGGGCGATCCCAAGGTGCTGATCCTCGGCCACCACGACACGGTGTTCCCGATCGGATCGCTCGAACGCCGCCCGTTCACCGTCGAGGACGGGCACGCGACCGGTCCCGGGGTCTTCGACATGCTCGGCGGTCTCGTACAGGCCGTGCACGGCCTGGCGGCCCTGGAGAACCGGTCGGGCGTCGAGATCCTGGTGACCGCGGACGAGGAGGTCGGCTCCCGCTGCTCCAGGGCCCTCCTCGAAGAGCGGGCCCTGGCCTGCGGCGCCGTACTCGTGCTGGAGGGCGCCGCGGACGGCGGCGCCCTGAAGACCGGCCGCAAGGGCTGCGGCACCTTCCAGGTCTCCATCGCCGGCCGGGCCTCGCACGCGGGCCTCGAGCCGGAGGCCGGGGTCAACGCCCTGATCGAGGCGGCCCACCAGGTGCTGGACATCGCGGCCCTCGGTCGGCCGGACGCCGGCACGACGGTCACCCCGACCGTCGCGTCAGCGGGGACCCTGGACAACGTCGTTCCGGCGGAGGCGACCGTGATCGTCGACGTCCGCGTCGAATCGGACGCCGAGCGGGAGCGGATCGAGTCCGCGCTCGCCGCGCTGGCTCCCCACCTCGACGAGGCCCGGATCACGGTGCAGGGGGCCATCAGCCGGCCCCCGATGCCCGAATCGGGTTCGGCCGAGCTCTTCGCCGTGGCGCGGCGGCTGCTCCCCGGCATCGAGGGCAAGGCCGTCGGCGGCGGCAGCGACGGCAACTACACGGCCGCGCTGGGCGTGGCGACGCTCGACGGCCTCGGCGCGGTCGGCGGCGGCGCCCACGCGGACCACGAGTACGTGGTGGTCGAGGCGATGGCCGAACGCGCGGAACTCGTCGCCGGACTCGTCCACGCGATCCAGAACGGCTAG
- a CDS encoding XRE family transcriptional regulator: protein MTTGPAPGPDDAAGPDSDSDDDSGAAGVELPTVAPQLRELRRRAGLTLEAAAARARLSPAHLSRLETGRRQPSLPLLLGLARTYGTTVSELLGETPAVADPIVRAGGPGAREADGWTYWQAGGSGRGMQALRVHVPHGRSQGELVRVHPGEEWLYVLKGRLRLHLGDVEHLLEEGDSAHFDSLTPHRIGAASAAGADLLFVHTLLQSSLAGLCLGGGTTTHHR from the coding sequence ATGACAACCGGCCCTGCCCCCGGCCCCGACGACGCGGCCGGCCCCGACTCCGACTCCGACGACGACAGTGGCGCCGCCGGCGTCGAACTGCCCACCGTGGCCCCGCAGCTGCGCGAGCTGCGCCGCCGTGCCGGCCTCACCCTGGAGGCCGCCGCCGCGCGGGCCCGGCTCTCGCCCGCGCACCTGTCGCGGCTGGAGACCGGGCGGCGCCAGCCCTCGCTGCCGCTGCTGCTCGGGCTCGCCCGCACCTACGGTACGACGGTCTCGGAACTGCTCGGGGAGACCCCGGCGGTCGCCGACCCCATCGTACGGGCCGGCGGCCCGGGCGCCCGCGAGGCCGACGGGTGGACGTACTGGCAGGCCGGCGGCTCCGGCCGCGGGATGCAGGCGCTGCGGGTGCACGTCCCCCACGGCCGCAGCCAGGGGGAGCTGGTCCGCGTACATCCCGGGGAGGAGTGGCTGTACGTCCTCAAGGGGCGGCTGCGGCTGCACCTCGGGGACGTCGAGCACCTGTTGGAGGAGGGGGACAGTGCGCACTTCGACTCGCTCACCCCGCACCGGATCGGCGCGGCCTCGGCGGCCGGGGCCGACCTCCTGTTCGTCCACACCCTGCTGCAGAGCAGCCTCGCCGGGCTGTGCCTCGGCGGCGGGACCACCACGCACCACCGATAG
- a CDS encoding GMC oxidoreductase, whose translation MSDKGLHKTVSNGVSRRGFLGRTGSILGAMALSAQIAPSQAQAATSGAAAAGPIDNGAHVPALVIGTGYGGSVAALRLAEAGVDVHMIEMGMAWDTPGSDGKIFCNTTTPDYRAYWLRTRTKAPLSNFLGFPIDKNVPRYTGILDAEEMGGIIVYQGRGVGGGSLVNGGMAVTPKRSNFAAVLPSVDAEEMYSTYYPRANAGLGVGLIDPAWFDTVDCYQFARVGRKHAQRAGFPFVFVPDVYDWDYMKQEAAGTVPKSAVAGEILYGNNAGKKSLQQTYIAQAKATGNVTISPLHKVTSVSPASGGGYTVVIDQINTTGDTTGTKTVRADKVFFAAGSVGTSKLLVRLKATGALPNLNNEIGKGWGDNGNVMCGRANHMWDATGKVQASIPCGGIDNWDAGGAFAEVAPLPTGIETYASFYLSITKNPHRAEFTYNAASGGVELNWQTAWKQPSIDMAKTIFDKINKKEGTIYRTDLFGTNKIWGDHLTYHPLGGAILNKATDNYGRLHGYTGLYVIDGALIPGNTSVNPFVTITALAERNIEKIIATDL comes from the coding sequence ATGAGCGACAAAGGCCTGCACAAAACCGTCTCCAACGGCGTATCACGTCGTGGATTTCTGGGTAGAACTGGTTCCATTCTGGGGGCCATGGCGCTCTCGGCCCAGATCGCTCCCTCTCAGGCACAAGCCGCCACGTCCGGCGCGGCCGCCGCCGGGCCCATCGACAACGGAGCCCACGTACCCGCCCTGGTGATCGGCACCGGCTACGGCGGATCCGTCGCCGCGCTGCGGCTCGCCGAGGCCGGCGTGGACGTCCACATGATCGAGATGGGCATGGCCTGGGACACCCCCGGCTCGGACGGCAAGATCTTCTGCAACACGACCACCCCGGACTACCGGGCCTACTGGCTGCGCACCAGGACCAAGGCGCCCCTGAGCAACTTCCTGGGCTTCCCCATCGACAAGAACGTCCCGCGCTACACCGGCATCCTGGACGCCGAGGAGATGGGCGGGATCATCGTCTACCAGGGCCGCGGCGTCGGCGGCGGCTCCCTGGTCAACGGCGGCATGGCCGTGACCCCGAAGCGCTCGAACTTCGCCGCCGTCCTCCCGTCCGTGGACGCCGAGGAGATGTACAGCACCTACTACCCGCGGGCCAACGCGGGCCTCGGCGTCGGCCTGATCGACCCGGCCTGGTTCGACACCGTGGACTGCTACCAGTTCGCCCGAGTCGGCCGCAAGCACGCCCAACGCGCCGGATTCCCCTTCGTCTTCGTCCCGGACGTCTACGACTGGGACTACATGAAGCAGGAGGCGGCCGGGACCGTCCCCAAGTCCGCCGTGGCCGGCGAGATCCTCTACGGCAACAACGCCGGCAAGAAGTCCCTCCAGCAGACCTACATCGCCCAGGCGAAGGCCACCGGCAACGTCACCATCTCCCCCCTGCACAAGGTGACCTCGGTCTCCCCGGCCTCCGGCGGCGGGTACACGGTCGTCATCGACCAGATCAACACCACCGGCGACACCACCGGCACCAAGACCGTCCGCGCGGACAAGGTGTTCTTCGCGGCCGGCAGCGTCGGCACCAGCAAGCTGCTCGTCCGGCTCAAGGCCACCGGCGCGCTGCCCAACCTGAACAACGAGATCGGCAAGGGCTGGGGCGACAACGGCAACGTCATGTGCGGGCGTGCCAACCACATGTGGGACGCGACCGGCAAGGTGCAGGCCTCCATCCCCTGCGGCGGCATCGACAACTGGGACGCGGGAGGCGCCTTCGCCGAGGTGGCCCCGCTGCCGACCGGCATCGAGACCTACGCCTCGTTCTACCTGTCGATCACGAAGAACCCGCACCGCGCGGAGTTCACGTACAACGCGGCCTCGGGCGGCGTCGAGCTGAACTGGCAGACGGCCTGGAAGCAGCCCTCGATCGACATGGCCAAGACCATCTTCGACAAGATCAACAAGAAGGAGGGGACGATCTACCGGACCGACCTCTTCGGCACCAACAAGATCTGGGGCGACCACCTCACCTACCACCCGCTCGGCGGCGCCATCCTGAACAAGGCCACCGACAACTACGGTCGCCTGCACGGCTACACCGGCCTGTACGTCATCGATGGCGCGCTGATCCCGGGCAACACCAGCGTCAACCCCTTCGTCACCATCACCGCGCTCGCGGAGCGCAACATCGAGAAGATCATCGCCACCGACCTGTAG
- a CDS encoding carboxymuconolactone decarboxylase family protein — protein sequence MRIDVPEGQHPIEYVWGDLVPGIGMAAANFSLSVYAHTTLGLREFEAARLRVAQINGCVFCLDWRTDRDGEKVEDEFPEAVTDWRTTDRFDERTRLAAEYAERYCLDHHGLDEEFWERMTARYSQVEIVELTMSIGSWLAFGRLNHVLGLDSVCVLPGH from the coding sequence ATGAGGATCGACGTACCCGAAGGACAGCACCCCATCGAGTACGTGTGGGGTGACCTGGTACCCGGCATCGGAATGGCCGCCGCCAACTTCTCGCTGTCGGTGTACGCCCACACCACCCTGGGGCTGCGGGAGTTCGAGGCCGCCCGGCTGCGCGTCGCGCAGATCAACGGGTGCGTCTTCTGCCTGGACTGGCGGACGGACCGGGACGGGGAGAAGGTCGAGGACGAGTTCCCCGAGGCCGTCACCGACTGGCGCACCACGGACCGCTTCGACGAGCGCACCCGGCTGGCGGCCGAGTACGCGGAGCGGTACTGCCTCGACCACCACGGGCTCGACGAGGAGTTCTGGGAGCGGATGACGGCGCGCTACAGCCAGGTGGAGATCGTGGAGCTGACGATGAGCATCGGGTCCTGGCTGGCCTTCGGCCGGCTCAACCACGTGCTCGGCCTCGACAGCGTGTGCGTCCTCCCCGGCCACTGA
- a CDS encoding DUF6126 family protein, giving the protein MSQTEQQPEAGDPRPAALIRRIESKFPRGLVIRLIAYLFVGHLFAFFVYLLFVLGAQNQ; this is encoded by the coding sequence ATGTCCCAGACAGAGCAGCAGCCCGAGGCGGGGGATCCCCGGCCGGCGGCCCTCATCCGGCGCATCGAGTCGAAATTCCCGCGCGGTCTCGTCATCCGGCTCATCGCCTACTTGTTCGTAGGCCACCTCTTCGCGTTCTTCGTCTACCTGCTCTTCGTCCTGGGCGCGCAAAACCAGTGA
- a CDS encoding MFS transporter, with translation MTDPVSPPPSPGVRLGTAQGRWIVLTTVLGSAMALLDSTVVNVALPRIGRDLGADLAVLQWTVNAYLLTLAGLILVGGALGDRFGRRRIFVLGVVWFAVGSLLCGIAPNAGVLISARALQGVGGALLTPGSLALIQASVHPDDRARAVGLWSGFGGVGAAVGPFLGGWLVDGPGWRWVFLLNVPVAALCVPVALRHVPESRDPQAHGRFDVAGALLGAASLALVTYALIEAGSGSALVPGAAVAGVLLAAAFVMVERRRADPMVPPDIFASRQFTAVNLVTLCVYAAFGGFFFLVVLQLQVVCGYSALAAGAALLPTTALMLLLSARSAELGERIGPRIPLTAGPLLCAAGMLLMLRVGQEASYVGDVLPALLVMGMGMVTLVAPLTATVLASVDPGRAGLASGINNAAARAAGLLAVAALPLLAGMGPDSYLSAGAFDAAFGRAMPWCAGVLVAGSAVAWATVRSPAPGACHPQCRTNCAVTAPPLEPPGAAER, from the coding sequence ATGACCGATCCCGTCTCCCCGCCGCCGTCCCCCGGGGTACGGCTCGGGACCGCGCAGGGCCGGTGGATCGTGCTGACCACCGTGCTCGGGTCCGCCATGGCGCTGCTCGACTCGACCGTGGTCAACGTCGCCCTCCCGCGCATCGGGCGGGATCTCGGCGCGGATCTGGCCGTGCTCCAGTGGACGGTCAACGCCTACCTGCTGACGCTCGCCGGGCTGATCCTGGTCGGCGGGGCCCTCGGCGACCGGTTCGGGCGGCGCCGGATCTTCGTGCTCGGGGTGGTCTGGTTCGCGGTGGGCTCGCTGCTCTGCGGAATCGCGCCGAACGCCGGGGTCCTCATCTCGGCCCGCGCCCTGCAGGGCGTCGGCGGCGCCCTGCTGACCCCCGGCTCGCTCGCACTGATCCAGGCGTCCGTCCATCCCGACGACCGGGCCCGCGCGGTGGGGCTGTGGTCGGGGTTCGGCGGGGTGGGCGCGGCCGTCGGGCCGTTCCTGGGCGGGTGGCTGGTGGACGGGCCGGGCTGGCGCTGGGTCTTCCTGCTGAACGTGCCGGTCGCCGCGCTGTGCGTCCCGGTGGCCCTGCGGCACGTACCGGAGTCGCGGGATCCGCAGGCGCACGGGCGGTTCGACGTGGCCGGCGCCCTCCTCGGCGCGGCCTCGCTCGCGCTGGTGACCTACGCGCTGATCGAGGCCGGGTCCGGCTCCGCCCTGGTACCGGGCGCGGCCGTCGCCGGCGTCCTGCTGGCGGCCGCCTTCGTGATGGTCGAGCGGCGGCGGGCCGATCCGATGGTGCCGCCGGACATCTTCGCCTCGCGCCAGTTCACGGCCGTCAACCTGGTCACCCTGTGCGTGTACGCGGCCTTCGGCGGCTTCTTCTTCCTCGTGGTGCTCCAGCTCCAGGTGGTCTGCGGCTACTCCGCCCTGGCCGCCGGGGCCGCCCTGCTGCCCACCACCGCCCTGATGCTGCTGCTCTCGGCCCGCTCGGCCGAGCTCGGCGAGCGGATCGGCCCGCGGATCCCGCTGACCGCGGGGCCCCTGCTGTGCGCGGCGGGGATGCTGCTGATGCTGCGGGTGGGCCAGGAGGCCTCGTACGTAGGGGACGTGCTGCCGGCGCTGCTCGTCATGGGCATGGGCATGGTGACCCTGGTGGCCCCGCTGACGGCGACCGTCCTGGCCTCGGTGGACCCCGGCCGGGCGGGCCTGGCCAGCGGCATCAACAACGCCGCCGCGCGGGCCGCCGGGCTCCTCGCGGTGGCGGCGCTGCCGCTGCTGGCCGGGATGGGGCCGGACTCCTACCTCTCGGCCGGCGCCTTCGACGCGGCCTTCGGGCGGGCGATGCCCTGGTGCGCGGGGGTGCTGGTGGCCGGCTCCGCCGTGGCGTGGGCGACCGTACGCTCCCCCGCGCCCGGGGCCTGCCACCCGCAGTGCCGTACGAACTGCGCGGTCACCGCCCCGCCGCTCGAACCCCCGGGAGCGGCGGAGCGGTGA
- a CDS encoding DUF6629 family protein has product MGSASRHALEGDGPSDGRGGHHRHRDRLPGLARTRRARDLPLGALLISGDRLLRLIGLLMAAGALVRAALWRLEFAPLVRLRGGRIDADPGLDRPPSGFPLCTRGRRRARSGPVTPKQATNRSARRR; this is encoded by the coding sequence GTGGGATCGGCAAGTCGCCATGCACTGGAGGGCGACGGCCCATCTGACGGCCGGGGCGGCCATCACCGCCACCGGGATCGCCTGCCTGGCCTGGCCCGCACCCGGCGGGCCCGGGACCTGCCGCTCGGCGCCCTGCTGATCTCCGGAGACCGCCTCCTGCGCCTCATCGGCCTGCTCATGGCCGCGGGAGCCCTCGTCCGCGCGGCGCTGTGGAGGCTCGAATTCGCCCCCCTGGTGCGCCTTCGCGGCGGCCGCATCGACGCCGATCCTGGTCTGGACCGGCCGCCGAGTGGATTCCCCTTGTGTACGAGAGGCCGCCGCAGGGCGCGCTCCGGGCCTGTAACACCGAAACAGGCGACGAACAGAAGCGCCCGGCGAAGGTAA
- a CDS encoding dihydrodipicolinate reductase has product MISTVVWGTGNVGRLAIRAVEAHPALKLAAVIVHNPEKVGRDAGELGRLDYEVGVAATDDIEAVLAAGPQAVVYAASGDIRPDDALADITRAIRSGAVVVSPALYPLYDHRSAPPEFLDPVTAAIAEGGGSLFASGVDPGWGNDVLPLLLSGLGTRIDVIRCQEIFDYSTYDQPDSVRLLIGMGQPMDFEPMMLMPSIPTMVWGGQIRMMARALGVELDEIRETVDRRALDTTVSTRTMGEFEAGTQGAVRFEVQGIVGGEPRIVIEHVTRIHASCAPDWPTPPDGGDGAHRVIIEGRPHIEVTIEATDEGENRSAGGNATAVGRLVGAIDWLVEAEPGLYDALDVPLRPAIGKLGRKQP; this is encoded by the coding sequence ATGATTTCCACGGTTGTCTGGGGTACCGGCAACGTCGGCCGTTTGGCCATCCGTGCCGTAGAGGCCCATCCGGCGCTGAAACTGGCCGCCGTCATCGTTCACAATCCAGAAAAGGTCGGCCGTGACGCCGGTGAACTCGGCCGGCTCGACTACGAGGTCGGCGTCGCGGCCACCGATGACATAGAAGCGGTGCTCGCCGCCGGTCCGCAGGCGGTCGTCTACGCGGCCTCCGGCGACATCCGCCCCGACGACGCGCTCGCCGACATCACACGGGCGATCCGCAGCGGGGCCGTCGTCGTCAGTCCCGCCCTCTATCCGCTCTACGACCACCGCAGCGCACCACCGGAGTTCCTCGATCCGGTGACCGCCGCGATCGCGGAGGGCGGCGGTTCGCTCTTCGCTTCCGGCGTCGACCCGGGCTGGGGCAACGACGTGCTCCCGCTCCTGCTCAGCGGACTCGGCACCAGGATCGACGTCATCCGCTGCCAGGAGATATTCGACTACTCCACCTACGACCAGCCGGACTCGGTCCGCCTCCTCATCGGCATGGGCCAGCCCATGGACTTCGAGCCGATGATGCTCATGCCCTCCATCCCCACCATGGTCTGGGGCGGGCAGATACGGATGATGGCCCGGGCCCTCGGCGTCGAACTCGACGAGATCCGCGAGACCGTGGACCGCCGGGCCCTCGACACCACCGTCAGCACGCGGACGATGGGCGAGTTCGAGGCCGGCACCCAGGGGGCCGTCCGCTTCGAGGTGCAGGGCATCGTCGGGGGCGAACCCCGCATCGTCATCGAGCACGTCACCCGCATCCACGCGTCCTGCGCCCCCGACTGGCCGACCCCGCCCGACGGCGGCGACGGCGCCCACCGGGTGATCATCGAGGGCCGCCCGCACATCGAGGTCACCATCGAGGCCACCGACGAGGGCGAGAACCGCTCCGCCGGCGGCAACGCCACCGCCGTCGGACGCCTCGTCGGCGCCATCGACTGGCTGGTGGAGGCCGAACCGGGGCTCTACGACGCCCTGGACGTCCCGCTGCGCCCCGCCATCGGCAAGCTCGGAAGGAAACAGCCATGA
- a CDS encoding glycosyl hydrolase family 28-related protein — translation MSPRRAVPGRAVPRRAAARRAAAALAAVTASTLALGALGALAAGAAEARPAAPDPAKAASTAVTRAALDPALVEGRGARVDFVEQEAENAATSGTVIGPDRTAYSLPAEASGRKAVKLLPGQYVEFTLPADADALTVRYSLPDAPAGGGITAPLDVTVNGKNRRSMTLTSQYSWLYNQYPFSNDPRAELLHPDWWITECGCVPAATTPAPVISKPFRPTHMYDEQRLLLGRTHRAGDKVRLTVPAGSPAAWTVIDLLDSQRVGAPHIEAAAANALLFGADPTGRRDSADAIDRAIAFAKRHRLPVYLPPGTYRVNRHIIVDDVTITGAGSWYTTVKGKGVGFYGKEAADGGSRNVHLSRFAIEGDVRERVDTDQVNGVGGAMSDSTVDSLYVHHTKVGLWFDGPMSNVKVTRNVITDQIADGLNFHTGVTDSLAQDNFVRNTGDDGLAMWSEKTANARNTFDHNTVQSPTLANGIAIYGGTDTTVSANLVADPVREGSALHVGSRFGAEPFTGSLRIDGNTTARAGTYELNWNIGLGAIWFYALDRSIDRADVQVTSNTFLDSTYNAVMLVSDWPVKDKVRIENVHFKDVRVDGTGTSVVSARAAGSASFENVDARGVGAVGVNNCGSFNFPATGSEFTLVDRGGNDGGGTAGPWLAGWELPNTITCDDRPPVVAPPAPSPW, via the coding sequence ATGTCCCCCAGAAGAGCGGTTCCCGGAAGAGCCGTCCCCAGAAGAGCCGCCGCCAGAAGAGCCGCCGCCGCGCTGGCGGCGGTCACCGCGTCCACGCTCGCCCTCGGCGCCCTCGGCGCCCTGGCCGCCGGCGCGGCCGAAGCCCGGCCCGCGGCCCCGGACCCGGCCAAGGCCGCGTCCACAGCCGTCACCCGGGCCGCCCTCGATCCCGCACTGGTCGAGGGCCGCGGCGCCCGCGTGGACTTCGTCGAACAGGAGGCGGAGAACGCGGCCACCTCCGGCACGGTCATCGGCCCTGACCGCACCGCGTACTCCCTGCCCGCCGAGGCCTCCGGCCGCAAGGCCGTGAAGCTCCTGCCGGGCCAGTACGTGGAGTTCACCCTCCCCGCGGACGCCGACGCGCTCACCGTCCGCTACAGCCTCCCGGACGCCCCGGCCGGCGGCGGCATCACCGCTCCGCTCGACGTCACCGTGAACGGCAAGAACCGCCGTTCCATGACGCTGACCTCCCAGTACTCCTGGCTGTACAACCAGTACCCCTTCAGCAACGACCCGCGGGCCGAACTGCTGCACCCCGACTGGTGGATCACCGAGTGCGGCTGCGTCCCGGCCGCCACCACCCCGGCGCCGGTCATCTCCAAGCCGTTCCGGCCCACCCACATGTACGACGAGCAGCGCCTGCTGCTGGGCCGCACCCACCGGGCCGGCGACAAGGTCCGGCTCACCGTCCCGGCCGGGAGCCCCGCGGCCTGGACCGTGATCGACCTGCTCGACTCCCAGCGCGTCGGCGCCCCGCACATCGAGGCGGCCGCCGCCAACGCCCTCCTCTTCGGCGCCGACCCGACCGGCCGGCGCGACTCGGCCGACGCCATCGACCGTGCCATCGCCTTCGCCAAGCGCCACCGGCTCCCGGTCTACCTCCCGCCGGGCACCTATCGGGTCAATCGCCACATCATCGTGGACGACGTCACGATCACCGGCGCGGGCAGCTGGTACACCACCGTCAAGGGCAAGGGCGTCGGCTTCTACGGCAAGGAGGCGGCGGACGGCGGCAGCCGGAACGTCCACCTGTCCCGCTTCGCCATCGAGGGCGACGTCCGCGAGCGCGTGGACACCGACCAGGTCAACGGCGTCGGCGGAGCCATGAGCGACTCCACCGTCGACTCCCTGTACGTCCACCACACCAAGGTGGGCCTCTGGTTCGACGGCCCGATGAGCAACGTGAAGGTCACCCGCAACGTCATCACCGACCAGATCGCCGACGGCCTCAACTTCCACACCGGGGTCACCGACTCCCTCGCCCAGGACAACTTCGTCCGCAACACCGGCGACGACGGCCTCGCCATGTGGTCGGAGAAGACCGCGAACGCCCGCAACACCTTCGACCACAACACCGTGCAGAGCCCCACCCTGGCCAACGGCATCGCGATCTACGGAGGCACCGACACCACCGTCAGCGCCAACCTCGTCGCCGACCCGGTCCGCGAGGGCAGCGCCCTGCACGTCGGCTCCCGCTTCGGCGCGGAACCCTTCACCGGGAGCCTGCGGATCGACGGCAACACCACCGCGCGCGCGGGCACGTACGAGCTGAACTGGAACATCGGGCTCGGCGCGATCTGGTTCTACGCCCTGGACCGCAGCATCGACCGGGCCGACGTCCAGGTCACCTCCAACACCTTCCTCGACAGCACCTACAACGCCGTCATGCTGGTCAGCGACTGGCCGGTGAAGGACAAGGTGCGCATCGAGAACGTCCACTTCAAGGACGTCCGGGTGGACGGCACCGGCACCTCGGTGGTCAGCGCGCGGGCGGCCGGCTCGGCGAGCTTCGAGAACGTCGACGCCCGGGGCGTCGGGGCCGTCGGCGTCAACAACTGCGGCTCCTTCAACTTCCCCGCCACCGGATCGGAGTTCACCCTCGTCGACCGGGGCGGCAACGACGGCGGCGGCACGGCGGGCCCCTGGCTCGCCGGCTGGGAACTGCCCAACACCATCACCTGTGACGACCGCCCGCCGGTCGTCGCCCCGCCGGCGCCGAGCCCCTGGTAG